One Paraburkholderia kururiensis DNA window includes the following coding sequences:
- a CDS encoding ATP-binding cassette domain-containing protein — translation MASDSTRTPSQSGATSAPSVAPRPAPPDTRALRRRIFVDLGRAIWQYRNVTLVSVALMVAAKLAAVGVPLVLKRIVDEVSHPSPLALFPVFLVLAYAILRFVSGALNEVRDVVFSVVTQRTVASFTERTFAHLHRLGARFHATRETGAVVRDVQKGTDGIGYLLGIAIFTIVPTLIEIGSVIAIMATSYAATFTAIIGITFVVYAIYTVIFTRRRLVHQRAVNRLEAQTDSRFVDSMLNYDTVKYFATEELETRRLSGILGHWITARMANQRALSTLHIGQSAVIAFGVASVMLLAVQYVMVGRMSVGDLVLVNAYIIQVCLPLNSLGFVFRETNDAMVNVERMFGILAAEGRVGEDLDEPGAQPLAIQAGEIAYDHVDFGYDTQRQVLHDIDFRVGAGTSVAVVGGSGSGKSTLVKLLFRLYQPTSGTVRIDGQDLRYVTQTSLREAIGIVPQDTVLFNDTIAYNIAYGRPGATRADVVRAARAAQLDSFIERLPDHYDTQVGERGVRLSGGERQRIAIARAILKDPRIIVFDEATSALDTRSERAIQLELQRLAQGRTSITIAHRLSTVVDADTILVMEHGHIVEQGTHEALLAREGVYMKMWSLQQQQGELERAQRRLVAQPVELDELVAHVAALVRTDAARQRADFTTLVAEPGLFITGERDKLAGVVAELCRNELAHALRGGSVQLRADHFGNEAWLTVVGAGDRPAELSQERARELEATIVSAGGGFTVMPVQTRLAYVVTLPLRPVVDVPVGTSASPALEGSRASFASAASMRAPGVSATTPAQAAPSQPARHLEAQPLEGIAVLAIDDQEETRDALEAMLSSMGARVQTAQGGDDTLAMLEGEAMDAWPDVLVCDIVLEQEDGFDVLRRVRDLEARRGLRPGARLPAIALTGYTLTEDGAVQSPVPLAGVGMATRVPGAGANGGANGSPSGLPNGGPNGSANGAQNGASHGAQSGAWSGSPTGTTNGSPTGTPNGHTVAAGFAAHLTKPVPADQLIDAIRRVARTSRTAPAVSHPA, via the coding sequence ATGGCGAGCGACAGCACGCGCACCCCTTCACAGTCGGGCGCTACCTCGGCGCCTTCCGTCGCGCCGCGGCCTGCGCCGCCCGATACGCGCGCCCTGCGCCGCCGCATCTTCGTGGACCTGGGCCGCGCCATCTGGCAGTACCGCAACGTCACGCTGGTTTCCGTCGCGCTGATGGTCGCGGCGAAACTCGCCGCGGTGGGCGTGCCGCTCGTGCTCAAGCGCATCGTGGACGAGGTGAGTCACCCGTCGCCGCTTGCGCTCTTTCCTGTCTTTCTCGTGCTGGCCTACGCGATTCTGCGTTTCGTCAGCGGCGCGCTGAACGAAGTGCGCGACGTGGTGTTCAGCGTGGTGACGCAGCGCACGGTGGCGTCGTTTACCGAGCGCACCTTCGCGCATCTGCATCGCCTGGGCGCGCGCTTTCATGCCACGCGCGAGACGGGCGCCGTGGTGCGCGACGTGCAGAAGGGCACGGACGGCATCGGCTATCTGCTCGGTATCGCCATCTTCACGATCGTGCCCACGCTGATCGAAATCGGCTCGGTCATCGCGATCATGGCGACGAGCTATGCCGCCACGTTCACGGCCATCATCGGCATCACGTTCGTGGTCTACGCGATCTACACGGTGATCTTCACGCGGCGGCGGCTCGTGCACCAGCGCGCCGTGAACCGGCTGGAGGCGCAGACGGACAGCCGCTTCGTGGACAGCATGCTCAACTACGACACGGTCAAATACTTCGCCACGGAAGAGCTGGAGACGCGGCGCCTCTCGGGCATTCTCGGCCACTGGATCACGGCGCGCATGGCGAACCAGCGCGCACTTTCCACGCTGCACATCGGCCAGAGCGCGGTGATTGCGTTCGGCGTGGCGTCCGTGATGCTGCTCGCCGTGCAGTACGTGATGGTGGGCCGCATGAGCGTGGGCGACCTCGTGCTCGTGAACGCGTACATCATCCAGGTGTGTCTGCCGCTCAATTCGCTCGGCTTCGTGTTTCGCGAGACCAACGACGCGATGGTGAACGTGGAGCGCATGTTCGGCATTCTCGCGGCCGAAGGGCGCGTGGGCGAAGACCTGGACGAGCCGGGCGCGCAGCCGCTCGCCATACAGGCGGGCGAGATCGCCTACGACCACGTGGACTTCGGCTACGACACGCAGCGCCAGGTGCTGCACGACATCGATTTTCGTGTGGGCGCGGGAACCTCCGTGGCCGTGGTGGGCGGTAGCGGATCGGGCAAATCCACGCTCGTGAAGCTGCTGTTCAGGCTGTATCAGCCCACGTCGGGCACCGTGCGCATCGACGGCCAGGACCTGCGCTACGTGACGCAAACCAGCCTGCGCGAAGCCATCGGCATCGTGCCGCAGGACACGGTGCTCTTCAACGACACGATCGCCTACAACATCGCGTACGGCCGGCCCGGCGCCACGCGCGCGGACGTGGTGCGCGCCGCGCGCGCGGCGCAGCTGGACAGTTTCATCGAACGTCTGCCCGATCATTACGACACACAGGTGGGCGAGCGCGGCGTGCGGCTTTCGGGCGGCGAGCGGCAACGCATCGCCATTGCGCGCGCCATTCTGAAAGACCCGCGCATCATCGTGTTCGACGAGGCCACCTCGGCGCTCGACACGCGTTCGGAACGCGCCATCCAGCTGGAATTGCAGCGCCTCGCGCAGGGGCGCACGTCCATTACCATCGCGCACCGCCTTTCCACCGTGGTGGACGCGGACACCATTCTGGTCATGGAGCACGGTCACATCGTGGAGCAGGGCACGCACGAAGCGCTGCTCGCGCGCGAAGGCGTGTACATGAAGATGTGGTCGCTGCAACAGCAGCAGGGCGAACTGGAGCGCGCGCAACGCAGGCTCGTGGCGCAGCCGGTGGAGCTGGACGAACTCGTGGCCCATGTGGCGGCGCTGGTGCGCACGGACGCCGCGCGCCAGCGTGCCGACTTCACGACGCTCGTGGCGGAGCCGGGCCTCTTCATTACAGGCGAGCGCGACAAGCTGGCCGGCGTGGTGGCCGAACTGTGCCGCAACGAACTGGCTCATGCGCTGCGCGGCGGCAGCGTGCAACTGCGCGCGGACCACTTCGGCAACGAGGCATGGCTCACCGTGGTGGGCGCCGGCGACCGGCCCGCCGAGCTTTCGCAGGAACGCGCGCGAGAGCTGGAGGCGACCATCGTGTCGGCAGGCGGCGGCTTTACGGTGATGCCCGTGCAGACGCGGCTCGCGTATGTGGTCACGTTGCCGTTGCGGCCGGTGGTGGATGTGCCGGTGGGTACATCGGCGTCGCCGGCGTTGGAGGGTTCGAGGGCGTCCTTCGCTTCGGCGGCGTCGATGCGCGCGCCGGGTGTGTCGGCAACTACGCCCGCGCAAGCCGCGCCTTCGCAGCCGGCGCGGCATCTTGAAGCCCAGCCGCTGGAGGGCATCGCAGTACTCGCCATCGACGACCAGGAAGAGACGCGCGATGCGCTGGAGGCCATGCTTTCCTCGATGGGCGCACGCGTGCAGACGGCCCAGGGCGGCGACGATACGCTCGCGATGCTCGAAGGCGAGGCCATGGACGCCTGGCCCGACGTGCTGGTCTGCGACATCGTGCTCGAACAGGAAGACGGCTTCGACGTGCTGCGCCGCGTGCGCGATCTCGAAGCGCGGCGCGGGCTGCGCCCCGGCGCCCGGCTGCCCGCCATCGCGTTGACGGGCTACACGCTCACGGAAGACGGCGCGGTGCAGTCGCCCGTGCCGCTTGCCGGGGTGGGGATGGCGACGCGCGTGCCGGGTGCGGGGGCGAATGGTGGGGCGAATGGCTCGCCGAGTGGCTTGCCGAATGGCGGGCCGAACGGATCTGCGAACGGCGCGCAGAACGGCGCATCGCATGGCGCGCAGAGTGGCGCATGGAGTGGCTCGCCGACCGGCACGACGAATGGCTCGCCGACCGGTACGCCGAATGGCCACACCGTCGCTGCCGGCTTTGCGGCGCATCTCACCAAGCCTGTGCCTGCCGACCAGCTCATCGATGCGATACGCCGGGTCGCGCGCACGTCACGCACCGCGCCCGCCGTCTCGCATCCGGCGTAG
- a CDS encoding DUF421 domain-containing protein: MNTLVALFGEGRNLDALQMGMRSLVVFLLALVLVRISGRRSFGQRSPFDYVVGFLLGAILSRAVVGASPFVPTVVASLVIVVLHRALAWACVHSRALERMVVGIEREVFHHGCFDEKQMGAALITETDIYESVRQSLGARDLARVEAAILERNGQLSVIRKREGES; the protein is encoded by the coding sequence ATGAATACGCTCGTGGCGTTGTTCGGCGAAGGCCGGAATCTTGACGCGTTGCAGATGGGCATGCGCTCGCTGGTCGTCTTCTTGCTGGCGCTCGTGCTCGTGCGCATTTCCGGCCGACGTTCGTTCGGCCAGCGCTCACCGTTCGACTACGTGGTGGGCTTTTTGCTGGGCGCCATTCTGAGCCGCGCAGTGGTGGGCGCGTCGCCGTTCGTGCCCACGGTGGTGGCGTCGCTCGTGATCGTGGTGCTGCATCGCGCGCTCGCCTGGGCGTGCGTGCATTCGCGTGCGCTGGAACGGATGGTGGTGGGCATCGAGCGCGAGGTGTTCCATCACGGATGCTTCGACGAAAAGCAGATGGGCGCGGCGCTCATTACGGAAACCGATATCTACGAGAGCGTGCGGCAGTCGCTTGGCGCACGGGACCTCGCGCGCGTGGAGGCGGCGATTCTGGAACGTAACGGGCAACTCAGCGTGATTCGAAAGCGCGAAGGGGAGTCGTAG
- a CDS encoding glycosyltransferase family 2 protein: MTLSSASSSSVPRITVIVLTHNRMREVTETVARLLALPERPPVIVADNGSTDATVETLRGRFPSVRVVACGANLGAAGRNHAVALAQTDYIAFSDDDTWWEPGSLAYAVRVLDEAPQVAVLNARVVVGENARADATCERMSASPLAGTGLPGPLLTGYMAGACVFRRAAFLEVGGYESKFFIGGEEELVSLDLLARGHAMVYCDRMVVHHHPSPARDAGLRRRMLARNAAWVAWLRLPLPMALKATLKALRVLRHERALWHDAPRLLGGIMWACRRRRVVPPNVLAMRREVRNAERTADWLADRDAAWLHRRRAAGEGGSGEPQRRA; this comes from the coding sequence ATGACCTTGTCCTCTGCCTCAAGCTCGTCCGTGCCGCGCATCACCGTCATCGTGCTGACGCACAACCGCATGCGCGAAGTGACCGAAACCGTCGCGCGGCTGCTCGCGCTGCCCGAACGTCCGCCCGTGATCGTCGCGGACAACGGCTCCACGGACGCCACCGTCGAAACCCTGCGTGGACGTTTTCCGTCGGTGCGCGTGGTGGCGTGCGGCGCGAATCTGGGCGCGGCCGGCCGCAACCACGCGGTAGCCCTCGCGCAGACCGACTACATCGCCTTCAGCGACGACGACACGTGGTGGGAACCGGGGTCGCTTGCCTACGCCGTGCGCGTGCTCGACGAAGCGCCGCAGGTCGCCGTGCTCAACGCGCGGGTGGTAGTAGGCGAAAACGCGCGCGCCGATGCCACATGCGAGCGCATGAGCGCGAGCCCGCTCGCCGGCACGGGGCTGCCCGGCCCCTTGCTGACCGGCTACATGGCCGGCGCCTGCGTGTTCCGGCGCGCGGCGTTTCTCGAAGTGGGCGGCTATGAGTCGAAGTTTTTCATCGGCGGCGAGGAAGAACTCGTCTCGCTCGATCTGCTCGCGCGCGGCCACGCCATGGTGTATTGCGACCGGATGGTGGTGCATCACCATCCATCGCCCGCACGCGACGCAGGATTGCGGCGCCGCATGCTGGCGCGCAACGCGGCGTGGGTGGCGTGGCTGCGCCTGCCGTTGCCGATGGCCCTCAAGGCCACGCTCAAGGCGCTGCGCGTGCTGCGGCACGAGCGCGCGTTATGGCACGATGCGCCGCGACTGCTGGGCGGCATCATGTGGGCGTGCCGCCGCCGACGCGTGGTGCCCCCCAACGTGCTCGCCATGCGGCGTGAGGTGCGCAACGCCGAACGCACCGCCGACTGGCTCGCGGACCGCGACGCGGCGTGGCTGCACCGGCGGCGCGCGGCAGGCGAAGGCGGGTCGGGGGAACCGCAGCGGCGTGCTTGA
- a CDS encoding efflux transporter outer membrane subunit: MTRHRSFSGQRARTSAAACTLAVATLLLVSACTVGPDFKPPTANVPGQWHDVQREASATSAASAASATSPTSQTPDPPHVQGAHPHSSPTTDSDPDPRWWHTFQDPTLDALIDRAVRDNPDLQQAVLRIAEARSQAQSAAAQGLPNVRATASYTREQLGIKGLLEEQNAYDSVNRLGQRGGPSVQRGANQFLDQLTSPVNLWQAGFDASWEVDLFGRVRRSVEAANAQTEAAMESRNDALVSLEAEVAQTYAQLRGAQQLRHIASDLVNQQREIVTLTQSQASVGMTSQLDVQNASAQLAQTEAQLPLYDQQITQALNGLAYLAGEAPGALDADLQTPGAVPPVPPTVPVGLPATLARRRPDVRRAEAELHAATADVGVATAQFYPDISLTGQVGTRAGHADNLARWSHLFYSFGPAISLPIFEGGQLVSNLRLSQAREAEAALAWRSAVLVALRDVDNALAVYRTDQARRDALNDSVAAEQAAFDLARDSYRKGLVTFINVLDAERQLAQGRQQAAQQTMQVTTDLVALYKALGGGWQAASAGSASAGSASAGSSAQAPQSSKFAQSAGSPLSSLSASSPHAAPPPRFARPVPSAPSLASKPQP, from the coding sequence ATGACGCGGCACCGTTCTTTCAGCGGACAACGAGCGCGGACAAGCGCAGCGGCATGCACGCTTGCAGTTGCCACGTTGCTGCTCGTGAGCGCCTGCACGGTGGGCCCGGACTTCAAACCGCCAACAGCCAACGTGCCCGGCCAGTGGCACGACGTACAGCGCGAGGCGTCTGCTACGTCTGCGGCCTCTGCGGCTTCAGCAACATCGCCAACCTCGCAGACACCCGACCCGCCGCACGTCCAAGGCGCGCATCCGCATTCGTCGCCCACCACGGATTCGGACCCGGACCCTCGCTGGTGGCACACCTTCCAGGACCCGACGCTCGACGCGCTGATCGACCGCGCCGTCCGCGACAACCCCGACCTCCAGCAAGCCGTGTTGCGCATTGCCGAGGCGCGCTCGCAAGCGCAGTCCGCAGCGGCCCAGGGCCTGCCGAACGTGCGCGCAACGGCCAGCTACACGCGCGAGCAACTCGGCATCAAAGGTCTGCTGGAGGAACAGAACGCCTACGACTCGGTCAACCGGCTCGGGCAGCGCGGCGGCCCTTCGGTGCAACGCGGCGCGAACCAGTTCCTCGACCAGCTCACGTCGCCCGTCAATCTCTGGCAGGCGGGCTTCGACGCTTCGTGGGAAGTGGATCTGTTCGGCCGCGTGCGGCGGTCCGTGGAAGCCGCGAACGCGCAGACCGAAGCGGCAATGGAAAGCCGCAACGACGCACTCGTTTCGCTCGAAGCCGAAGTCGCGCAGACCTACGCGCAACTGCGCGGCGCGCAGCAGCTTCGGCACATCGCGAGCGACCTCGTGAACCAGCAGCGCGAAATCGTGACGCTCACGCAAAGCCAGGCGAGCGTGGGCATGACGAGCCAGCTGGACGTGCAGAACGCGTCGGCCCAACTGGCGCAGACCGAAGCGCAACTGCCGCTCTACGACCAGCAGATCACGCAGGCGCTCAACGGTCTCGCGTATCTGGCGGGCGAGGCGCCGGGCGCGCTGGACGCCGACTTGCAGACGCCCGGCGCGGTGCCGCCCGTGCCGCCCACGGTGCCCGTGGGCCTGCCCGCGACGCTCGCGCGCCGCCGTCCCGACGTGCGCCGTGCGGAGGCGGAATTGCACGCGGCCACCGCGGACGTCGGCGTGGCCACCGCGCAGTTCTACCCCGACATTTCGCTCACCGGCCAGGTGGGCACGCGCGCGGGCCACGCAGACAACCTCGCCCGCTGGTCGCATCTGTTCTATTCGTTCGGACCGGCCATTTCGCTGCCCATCTTCGAGGGCGGGCAACTCGTGTCGAACCTGCGCCTGAGCCAGGCACGCGAAGCGGAAGCGGCACTCGCCTGGCGCAGCGCCGTGCTCGTGGCGTTGCGCGACGTGGACAACGCGCTCGCCGTCTATCGCACCGACCAGGCGCGCCGCGACGCGCTCAACGACAGCGTGGCCGCCGAGCAGGCCGCATTCGACCTTGCCCGCGACAGCTATCGCAAGGGCCTCGTGACGTTCATCAACGTGCTGGACGCGGAACGCCAGCTTGCGCAGGGCCGGCAGCAGGCCGCTCAACAAACCATGCAGGTGACGACGGATCTCGTCGCGCTGTACAAGGCGCTGGGCGGCGGGTGGCAGGCGGCGTCCGCGGGTTCGGCGTCCGCGGGTTCGGCGTCCGCAGGTTCGTCAGCGCAAGCGCCGCAATCGTCGAAATTCGCGCAATCAGCGGGCTCGCCGTTGTCTTCGCTCTCCGCTTCGTCGCCGCATGCGGCACCGCCTCCACGCTTCGCGCGACCCGTGCCATCCGCACCGTCTCTCGCATCGAAACCGCAGCCATGA
- a CDS encoding DHA2 family efflux MFS transporter permease subunit — protein MSDEHNPGQNQGHDAWRPAANPWVIAIVVTLAAFMEVLDTTIVNVALPHIAGTMSASYDEATWTLTSYLVANGIVLPISAFFARLLGRKRYFLICIAAFTVCSFLCGIATNLGQLIVFRVLQGFFGGGLQPNQQSIILDTFPPEKRGRAFSISAVAIVVAPVLGPTLGGWITDNFSWRWVFLLNVPVGILTTLGVMQLVEDPPWERRASGRLSIDYIGIGLIAIGLGCLQVMLDRGEDDDWFSSPFIRIFTALAVAGMAGAVAWLLYTKKPVVNLACLRDRNFALGCATIAAFAMVLYGSAVLVPQLAQQQLGYTATLAGLVLSPGALLITMEIPIISRLMPHIQTRWLIATGFLLLTVALAYSHMLVPNVDYATLVKMRSAQSIAIGFLFVPITTLAYQTVPRELNNDASALLTMFRNVAGSIGISLSTAMIRERAQARMAHLSEHLSPFSQNYQDALQRAAHTISDLTGQPPAQALQTATGRLYETFVSQATILAYLDVFAMLAVFCLLCLPLSFFFSPVKAAGGAGGH, from the coding sequence ATGAGTGACGAGCACAACCCTGGACAAAACCAGGGCCACGACGCATGGCGACCCGCTGCGAACCCGTGGGTGATCGCCATCGTCGTCACGCTTGCGGCGTTCATGGAGGTGCTGGACACGACCATCGTGAACGTCGCGCTGCCCCACATTGCGGGCACGATGTCGGCAAGCTACGACGAGGCCACGTGGACGCTCACCTCGTACCTCGTCGCCAACGGCATCGTGCTGCCCATCTCGGCGTTCTTTGCGCGGCTGCTGGGCCGCAAGCGCTACTTCCTGATCTGCATTGCGGCCTTCACGGTGTGCTCGTTCCTGTGCGGCATCGCGACGAACCTGGGTCAGCTGATCGTCTTTCGCGTCTTGCAGGGCTTCTTCGGCGGCGGGCTGCAACCGAACCAGCAGTCCATCATTCTCGACACGTTTCCCCCGGAAAAACGCGGGCGGGCGTTCTCGATCTCGGCGGTGGCCATCGTCGTCGCGCCCGTGCTGGGGCCGACGCTGGGCGGCTGGATTACGGACAACTTCTCGTGGCGCTGGGTGTTTCTGCTCAACGTGCCGGTGGGCATTCTCACGACGCTCGGCGTCATGCAACTCGTGGAAGATCCGCCGTGGGAGCGGCGCGCAAGCGGCCGGCTCAGCATCGACTACATCGGCATCGGGCTCATTGCGATAGGTCTGGGCTGTCTTCAGGTCATGCTGGACCGCGGCGAAGACGACGACTGGTTCAGCTCGCCGTTCATTCGCATCTTCACGGCGCTGGCGGTGGCCGGCATGGCGGGCGCGGTGGCGTGGCTCCTGTACACGAAAAAACCGGTGGTGAACCTGGCGTGCCTGCGCGACCGCAATTTCGCGCTGGGCTGCGCGACGATTGCGGCCTTCGCGATGGTGCTCTACGGCAGCGCCGTGCTGGTGCCGCAACTCGCGCAGCAGCAGCTGGGTTACACAGCCACGCTCGCAGGCCTCGTGCTCTCGCCGGGCGCGTTGCTCATCACGATGGAAATTCCCATCATCAGCCGGCTCATGCCGCACATCCAGACGCGCTGGCTCATCGCCACGGGCTTTCTGCTGCTGACCGTGGCGCTTGCGTACTCGCACATGCTTGTGCCCAACGTGGACTACGCCACGCTCGTGAAGATGCGCAGCGCGCAGTCCATTGCCATCGGCTTTCTGTTCGTGCCCATCACGACGCTCGCGTATCAGACGGTGCCGCGCGAACTCAACAACGACGCCTCCGCGCTGCTCACCATGTTCCGCAACGTGGCGGGGTCCATCGGCATATCGCTTTCCACGGCGATGATCCGCGAGCGGGCGCAGGCGCGCATGGCGCATCTATCGGAACATCTCTCGCCGTTCTCGCAAAACTACCAGGACGCGTTGCAACGCGCGGCGCACACCATCTCGGACCTCACGGGCCAGCCGCCCGCGCAGGCGCTGCAAACGGCCACGGGCCGCCTCTACGAGACGTTCGTTTCGCAGGCCACGATCCTCGCGTATCTCGACGTGTTCGCCATGCTGGCTGTGTTCTGCCTGCTGTGCCTGCCGTTGTCGTTCTTCTTCTCGCCGGTGAAGGCCGCCGGCGGGGCGGGTGGGCACTGA
- a CDS encoding endonuclease/exonuclease/phosphatase family protein: protein MKTGTEFTPLSAPKRDDPASLAGNDNHARAAELRIATWNIHGATGADRVQSAERIAAVVGELDADIVALQEVPLGDARTPNALDVLRAATGLHAVEGPTLDTPRRRFGNAVLSRLPVRAARTLDLSFGQREPRGALDVDLHHRGETFRVVATHLGLSARERRAQIHRLLSAFDRPDLPVILLGDINEWFVWGRALRMLVEHFRAAPAPRTFPARWPVFALDRIWMHPGERLIDVRAHASPLARIASDHLPLVARVAASPQRATTQRDEAGRAAC, encoded by the coding sequence ATGAAAACCGGCACCGAATTCACTCCACTCAGTGCCCCCAAGCGCGACGACCCGGCCTCGCTCGCCGGCAACGACAACCACGCACGCGCTGCCGAACTGCGCATCGCCACCTGGAACATCCACGGCGCGACCGGCGCGGACCGCGTGCAGTCGGCGGAACGCATCGCAGCGGTCGTGGGCGAACTGGACGCGGACATCGTCGCGCTGCAGGAGGTGCCGCTCGGCGACGCCCGCACGCCGAACGCGCTCGACGTCTTGCGCGCCGCCACGGGCCTGCACGCAGTGGAGGGTCCGACGCTCGACACGCCGCGACGCCGCTTCGGTAACGCCGTGCTTTCGCGGCTGCCTGTGCGCGCGGCGCGCACGCTGGACCTCTCGTTCGGTCAGCGCGAGCCGCGCGGCGCGCTCGATGTGGACCTGCACCATCGCGGCGAAACGTTTCGCGTGGTGGCCACGCATCTGGGCCTCTCCGCGCGCGAGCGGCGCGCGCAGATCCACCGGCTGCTCTCCGCATTCGACCGCCCCGACCTGCCCGTCATCCTGCTCGGCGACATCAACGAGTGGTTCGTGTGGGGCCGCGCGCTCCGCATGCTGGTGGAGCACTTCCGCGCGGCGCCCGCGCCGCGCACGTTTCCGGCGCGTTGGCCCGTGTTCGCGCTGGACCGCATCTGGATGCACCCGGGCGAGCGGCTCATCGACGTGCGGGCGCACGCCAGTCCTCTGGCGCGCATCGCGTCGGACCACTTGCCGCTCGTGGCGCGCGTCGCGGCAAGCCCGCAGCGGGCAACCACGCAACGCGACGAAGCCGGGCGCGCGGCTTGCTGA